In one Mangrovibacterium diazotrophicum genomic region, the following are encoded:
- a CDS encoding HEPN/Toprim-associated domain-containing protein, translated as MGSYCELYIKDYPIATTKNEIDPFLLSLFQTSDLNVFERKIGDRIQVLYGRENEEEEEEKAIQYFNSAKNIRDRLNVMGFTLTRTIERFEESKEESLVRLRERIEDKTFNDSDRMNKILTNEIQILENNSFDDFIEAVKEIFEHNYGFAVKKENLPDKINPIIPYLLDYGYGLDRFPYDYDQRTLLRALLEATEPDAIITYDITELLESGYYEGEPEEVYDEVIGNLTFDYELGEKFLILTEGTSDINILRDSLELLYPHLTGYYSFMDFGVSNASGSASSLVASIKSFVGADIKNKVIALFDNDTAAESAISGLSKTKIPPNIKIKQYPIIDIAKNYPTIGPTGITNMDINRLACSIEMYLGQDILSQKEGLMPIQWKGYDSKLKKYQGEIIDKTKVQKDFKKKIKECKEDRNKIKDEDWREMHDLLQMIFNTFNE; from the coding sequence ATGGGTTCATATTGCGAATTATATATTAAAGACTATCCAATTGCAACGACGAAGAATGAGATAGACCCTTTTTTACTCTCTTTATTTCAAACGAGTGACTTGAATGTTTTTGAACGAAAGATTGGGGATAGAATTCAAGTATTGTACGGTAGAGAAAATGAGGAGGAAGAAGAGGAAAAAGCAATACAATACTTTAATTCAGCTAAAAATATACGTGACAGATTGAATGTTATGGGTTTTACTCTGACTAGAACCATAGAAAGATTCGAAGAGTCAAAAGAAGAATCGTTAGTCAGATTAAGGGAACGGATTGAGGATAAAACATTCAATGATTCTGATAGAATGAATAAGATACTGACAAATGAAATTCAAATTTTGGAGAATAATTCATTTGATGATTTTATAGAAGCGGTTAAAGAAATATTTGAGCATAATTATGGCTTTGCTGTAAAGAAGGAAAATTTACCTGATAAAATTAATCCTATCATCCCTTATCTATTAGACTATGGATATGGACTTGATAGATTTCCATATGATTATGACCAAAGGACATTATTGAGAGCTTTGTTAGAAGCAACTGAACCAGACGCTATAATCACTTATGATATAACAGAATTGCTTGAAAGTGGATATTATGAAGGAGAACCTGAGGAGGTATATGACGAAGTAATTGGAAATCTAACATTTGATTATGAGCTTGGAGAAAAGTTTCTAATTCTTACAGAGGGGACATCTGATATTAACATATTACGGGATTCATTAGAATTATTATATCCGCATTTGACGGGATATTATTCATTTATGGATTTTGGAGTCTCAAATGCCTCAGGAAGTGCCAGTTCATTAGTTGCAAGTATAAAATCATTTGTTGGTGCTGATATAAAGAACAAAGTAATTGCACTTTTTGATAATGATACAGCAGCAGAATCTGCAATCAGCGGCTTATCAAAAACTAAAATACCACCCAATATTAAGATTAAACAATATCCTATTATCGATATTGCAAAAAACTATCCGACCATCGGACCGACAGGAATAACAAATATGGATATTAATAGATTAGCATGTAGTATTGAAATGTATTTAGGTCAAGATATTTTAAGTCAGAAAGAAGGTTTAATGCCAATACAGTGGAAAGGGTATGATTCTAAATTAAAAAAATATCAAGGTGAAATCATAGATAAAACCAAAGTTCAGAAAGATTTTAAAAAGAAAATAAAAGAGTGTAAAGAAGACCGGAATAAAATTAAGGACGAAGACTGGCGAGAAATGCATGATTTACTACAAATGATATTTAATACTTTTAATGAATAA